From a region of the Gossypium raimondii isolate GPD5lz chromosome 10, ASM2569854v1, whole genome shotgun sequence genome:
- the LOC105776537 gene encoding endonuclease 1, with the protein MVVLWRLSSLLVALAVVLVPRTHGWSKEGHVLTCRIAQGLLEPEAASAVENLLPDYANGDLSSLCVWPDQIRHWYRYRWTSPLHFIDTPDDACSYEYSRDCHDTHGVKDMCVAGAIQNFTSQLEHYREGTSDRRYNMTEALLFLSHFMGDIHQPMHVGFTTDEGGNTIAVRWFRHKSNLHHVWDREIILTALADNYEKNLDSLQEDLVGNFTEGIWFDDVASWKECDDLLPCLNKYATESINIACKWGYKGVKSGQTLADEYFNSRMPIVMKRIAQGGVRLAMILNSVFGDSQQGFAAAKIE; encoded by the exons ATGGTCGTGTTGTGGAGGTTGTCTTCATTGTTGGTGGCTCTGGCAGTGGTCTTAGTGCCTAGAACCCATGGTTGGAGCAAAGAAGGTCATGTTTTAACATGTCGGATAGCTCAG GGTCTTTTAGAGCCTGAGGCAGCATCAGCTGTTGAAAATTTGTTGCCTGACTATGCTAATGGAGACCTTTCGTCCCTTTGCGTATGGCCGGACCAAATCCGGCATTGGTATAGGTATCGATGGACTAGTCCACTTCACTTCATCGATACTCCGGATGATGCTTGCTCGTATGAGTATTCGA ggGACTGTCATGATACTCATGGTGTGAAGGACATGTGTGTTGCTGGTGCAATCCAAAATTTCACTTCACAGCTTGAGCATTACAGGGAAGGAACATCGGATCGTCGAT ATAACATGACAGAAGCCTTGTTGTTCTTGTCGCACTTCATGGGAGATATCCATCAGCCGATGCATGTCGGTTTTACGACCGATGAAGGCGGAAATACCATTGCAGTACGCTGGTTTAGGCACAAATCTAATCTTCACCAT GTGTGGGATAGGGAGATCATCCTTACAGCTCTAGCAGATAACTATGAAAAGAACCTGGACAGCCTTCAAGAGGACTTAGTAGGGAACTTTACTGAA GGAATCTGGTTTGACGATGTAGCATCATGGAAAGAATGTGATGATCTTCTTCCATGCTTGAACAA GTATGCTACAGAGAGCATAAACATAGCTTGCAAATGGGGTTACAAAGGCGTAAAGTCTGGACAAACACTGGCAG ATGAATACTTCAATTCAAGGATGCCTATAGTAATGAAAAGAATTGCTCAAGGAGGGGTCAGATTAGCCATGATTTTGAACTCGGTTTTTGGTGATTCTCAACAAGGTTTTGCAGCTGCAAAAATTGAATAA
- the LOC105776538 gene encoding endonuclease 1, whose translation MVVLWRLSSLLVALALVLVPRTHGWSKEGHVLTCRIAQGLLEPEAAAAVENLLPDYANGDLSSLCVWPDQIRHWYKYRWTSPLHFIDTPDNACSYEYSRDCHDTNGVKDMCVAGAIQNFTSQLVHYREGTSDRRYNMTEALLFLSHFMGDIHQPMHVGFTTDEGGNTISVRWFRHKSNLHHVWDREIILTALADYYEKNLDSLQEDLVGNFTDGIWFDDVASWEECDDLLTCSNKYANESINLACKWGYKGVEPGQTLADEYFNSRMPIVMKRIAQGGVRLAMILNLVFGDSQHGFAAAS comes from the exons ATGGTCGTGTTGTGGAGGTTGTCTTCATTGTTGGTGGCTCTGGCACTGGTTTTAGTGCCTAGAACCCATGGTTGGAGCAAAGAAGGTCATGTTTTAACATGCCGGATAGCTCAG GGTCTTTTAGAGCCTGAGGCAGCAGCAGCTGTTGAAAATTTGTTGCCTGACTATGCTAATGGAGACCTTTCGTCCCTTTGCGTATGGCCGGACCAAATCCGGCATTGGTATAAGTATCGATGGACGAGTCCACTTCATTTCATCGATACTCCGGATAATGCTTGCTCGTATGAGTACTCGA GGGACTGTCATGATACTAATGGTGTGAAGGACATGTGCGTTGCTGGTGCAATCCAAAACTTCACCTCACAGCTTGTGCACTACAGGGAAGGAACATCAGATCGTCGAT ATAACATGACAGAAGCCTTATTGTTCTTGTCACACTTCATGGGAGATATCCATCAGCCAATGCACGTCGGTTTTACGACCGACGAAGGCGGAAACACCATCTCGGTTCGATGGTTTAGGCATAAATCTAACCTGCACCAT gtatggGATAGGGAGATCATCCTTACAGCTCTAGCAGATTACTATGAAAAGAACTTGGACAGCCTTCAAGAGGACTTAGTAGGGAACTTTACTGAt GGGATCTGGTTTGATGATGTAGCATCATGGGAAGAATGTGATGATCTTCTTACATGCTCGAACAA GTATGCTAATGAGAGCATAAACCTAGCTTGCAAATGGGGTTACAAAGGAGTAGAGCCTGGACAAACCTTGGCAG ATGAGTACTTCAATTCAAGGATGCCTATAGTAATGAAAAGAATTGCTCAAGGAGGGGTCAGATTAGCCATGATTTTGAACTTGGTTTTTGGTGATTCTCAACATGGTTTTGCAGCCGCGTCTTAA